A segment of the Planifilum fimeticola genome:
TGAGCAAGAATCGCCGTTCCCCGATTGAGAAGAGCGTCGATATAACCACGGCCCCTCTGTTCCGGTACAACTCCGATGTAACCAATCGTCGCGTATGTCGGGTTGACAGCGGGCATCACCAATCCGATCAGATCCCCGTTTGAGGAGAAGGCGAGTTGCCACCAGGACGGATCATACGTAAAAAACTGCAAGTCCTTGAACATCAGCTGTGCTTGCTTCAGGGCCCCTTCCTGTTCGCGTTCTTGGCGGATCCGGCGATCCAGTGTTTGCTCGGAAACCCGCATCACCGCCTCGATAAAAGCGGCTTCTCCCACCTCAGGCAAGGTGCGAAATATCAACCCTTTTTCAGAAACGGGCAACGGGCTTCCTTTCGCCCTCCACTCAAATCGATGGGTCATCCGTTCCACGACGAATCCGAGGTGTTCGAGGAGCCTCATTCGTTGTTCCGGAAATCGTTGCCACTGAGGAGGCATCGGCGGCGTGTCCACTACATACCCGATTTGATCAACGCCCGTCTCCCTCATCAGAGTCAACGTTTCCTGCAACAGATGCGCGCCGATGGATAGATACTGCTCATGTTCCCAAGGCAGGTCCAACAGCACCAATGCTTCCGGCTTTCCGATCTTGGGAAGGGACCAATAGGCCACACGGCCCACCAGCCGATTTTCTTGCCAGGCAACAAAGCACCACTCCCGGCGGATCGACCCCTTTTTCATCATCTGGTCCACATACCGTTTCACGTCGTCGACATGGTTGGGATCGGTCCATGTGACGATGAAATCCCTCAATTCATCCGGCCGGACGGGGCGAACCGAGATTTGCATCATGTTTTCCCTTCTTTCCGATGTGTGTTTGACCTTTCGGGACGACATACAGCATCACGGTTCACCCCCCTTCCAATATTCGTTAAACAAAGAATAATCAAACGGAGGCAAGAAGTCAATGGGTGGCACAGCACCTGCCGAGGGAGTGAACGACAAGGATAGGGGCATGGGGAACATCGTGTGCTTCGTCGTCGATGTTCCCCATGCCCCTGGGAAAAGGGGAGAGCGCTCAAGACCAAGGTGATGATCCGGGAAATGCCTGCCGATGGCTTCCGGCCTTCGTCGGATAGGGGAGGATGTCACATCAAATTGTCCAGCCGCTTGAGCGCCTCATCCTTCTCCGAATTGATGACGTGGGTGTAGATTTGGGTCGTCTGGATGCTGGAGTGGCCGAGGATCTCCTGGACCACGCGCAGATTTTCCCCGTTGGAGAGGAGCAGGGTGGCCAGGGTGTGGCGCAACTTGTGGGGCGAGATATTGGCCGCCTTGGGAGGGAGATTGGCCTCCCGGACATATTTTTTGATCGCTTCGTAAACCCCCTTCCGGCTGAGACGGGTCCGATTGCGGTTGAGGAAGAGGGCCTCCCGATGCTCCGGGGGGATGCCGTCCGAGGGCCGTTGCGCCAGGTATTCCCGGAGGGCCCGGTAGGCGGTGTTGTTCAATTTCAGCATCCTTTCCCGGCCGCCTTTGCCGAGAACGATCACCCGCGCCGTTTCACCGTCCGGCTGAATGCTGTTCAAATTGAGGCCGACCAGCTCGGATACACGCATTCCGGTGCCCAGAAGGAGGAGGAGGATGGCCCTGTCGCGGGCTTCAAACCAGGGGAATGTGCGGTGATCCCCGCGGTTGCGCTCGTGATAGCTGCCGACCGCTTTGATGAGGCGGAGGGCCTCCTCCCGGGTGAGGAAGACGGGTACGCGGCGCCGGGAGCGGGAGCGGAGGGAGGCGTCCTCGTATTCCTGCATGGGATCGCGATCCAAATACCCGGACTTGACCAAAAAACGGAATAGAGAGCGGAGGGAAGCCCTTTTCCTTTCCTTTCCGCTGCGGGAATTTTCCCGGAAATGCCTCCGTTCCACCCACTGTTCCCGAATTGCGCCGGTCTCCGGGTCCTTCGAGCGCATTTTCACCCAGACGGTTCGTTCATACCCGTTTTCGATATGCCTGAAAAATCTCTGAATGGTGCGCGAAGTGACCGATTCAAAGTCGATGTTGCGGGAAGCGAGAAAATCGAAGAAGAGAGCGAAGTCGTAGGCGTAGTTGGCGATAGTTTGATGGGAGCGGTCGGCGCTGATCATTTCCAGAAAAAACTCCTGAACCGCTTCTGGAAAACGGGCGATGATCCGGTTGATGTTTTCCGGAAGGCGGCGGGAGATGACGGGAAAGTCGGAGGGGGCAGTCATGTTCATCGCTCCTTTTGTAATTTTGTCGCATGCAAATCCGAATGAATTCAGTCGAACGCTTTTCCCCCTAGGACCTTGTCCTCAATTAAAACACCGGGTTAAATCACTCAATACCAGATTACTGTAGATTTGGGAATTTTGCATGCGCATTTTGCGAAAAAGCGCAGGGTTCCTTGCGGCCGTACGATTCAAAGACGACGGGGGCGGGTTTTTTTACAGTCTACCATTTGAGGGATATGTATGTTGATCAGAGTGAAAAATTGACCTGAGCCTCGCACCGGGTATCGGACAGAGAAAACCCTAGCAAAATAATAATGACAGAGGAATCAATCCGGGAAGTGAAGGGCAAAGGGAACAGGTGGAGCAGGCGACACAAACAACAAACTCGGCGGAGCAATATTTTGTAACCTATTTTATTTCCTGTTCGGAGAAAAAACAAAAGCGCCCTCCTAGTTAAGGGCGCTTTTGTTCAATGATAGCGATACCAAACTTTCCATCCTTCACTGGTTTTAGCTGCGAACATCTGACCTTGTGACAAACTGGCACTCGGCCAAAATTCCGGGAAGAACAATTCCACGAGCATAGATTTCCCGGCAACCGCTTTACCGCATCGTTGCTCGGCGATTCCGGAGTAGGGGAAAGCCTCGGGGTGATCAAGGGCGATGATTCTCCTTACCTCATAATTTTGGTAACGAGAATCTTCCCCATAGGTCTCCCGGATCAGTTGAGGGAGCACATCGCGAATTTCCTTTTCGGCTTCGTCATCCGGTTTGATCAGATCATCCGCCTTCGGGCATCGCTCGGATGCCCTCGGTATCCTTTCCGTAGAAGCGGGAAGAAAAGAAAAGCCGGTCGCTCCGGTGACTGCCAGGACAAGTAAAAGGCAGAGTAGACCTTTATCAACAGTAAGGGTTCGTTTCATTTCATCACGCTCCTTTTTCTTATCCGAGGAATATTGTCCCTCGTTTCCTCTTGCAAAATACCCGCGTGTCCACTAATGTCCCGCGATCATCGCTTGTCTGAAAGGCAATGACGCCGAGATTGTTCTGACGTTTTTTCGGATCATCAGGAAAAGAGGGGGAGAGGAAACCGATTGGGAAATATCAATCTTCTCGAGGCAACAAAAAAGGCTGAGTGCTTATGAACACCCAGCCTTTTTCATGGGACTACAGTTTCAACGAGATCTTGTAGTCTTGCAACCATTGATTGACGTGAAGGATAAACTCCATCATTTTTCCGACTTCAAACGGAGCTTTTTCAAAGAGATGTCCGGAAATGTAGTTGAGTTTTTGTTTGTCCAAAAACGGAATCAGAGGCGCTTGCGGATCTTCGATCATTTCGTTCAACATCATGCGGATGTTTTGGTAGTAACTCGGATCCGTGTTTGACGGATAAGCGCTTTTCTTGCGGGTGAGCACTTCTTCCGGCAAATAACCTTGGAAGGCGCGGCGGAGCAGGCTTTTTTCGACTTTATCGATGGTTTTCATCGAATAGGGAACATTGAACAAGTATTGAACCAACCGGTAATCGCTGAATGGAACACGTGCTTCTAAACTGTTATGCATGCTCATGCGGTCTTTCCGCTCCAACAAAAACGACAGGAAGCGGGTGATGAAAAGATAAGACATTTCCCGCTGTTTTTCTTCGATTCCCGACTCTCCTTCCAATTTTGGAACCTCATTCACCGCTTCTTGATATCTGCGTTTTCTGTGTTCTTCCGGCCGGAGTTTCTTCAGCGTCTCTTCATTCAATATATCTCGGAAGTAGCGAATTTGTGCGCTCCACGGGAACGTTCCGGAAAACAAAAATTCATCCCGATGAAACCAGGGATATCCGCTGAAAACCTCGTCGGCGGATTCTCCGGACAGTGTAACCGTCGCATCTTTTTTCATTTCACGGAACAAAAGATGAAGCGATGCTTCCATTTCACCCAGTGCCGGCAAATCACGGGCTTTCAAGGGGAGGAACAAGTTTTCCGTCAACTCGTCGCGGTCAATGATTACCGTATGGTGATCGGTATTGGCATACTCTGAAACGATTTTCACAAACGGCTCATCCCGGCTGGCATGCAACAGGCTGGTTTTGAAATGTTGATCGCTTCCCGCAAAGTCAAGGGAATAGGTGCGGAGTCTTTTGCCTTCTTCCGCCATATACCGGGAAGCCATGGAAGCGAGTCCGCTGGAATCCAGGCCGCCCGACAACATGGACACGACGGGTTTATCGGCGATCAATTGACGTTTGACGGTGTCTTTCAAGATTTCCCGGATTTTTTCAACCGTCGTATCCACATCGTCTTCATGCGGCTTGCTTTCCAATTTCCAATATTGGTGATGATGCGCTTTTTCTTTTGTGAAAATGATGTAATGACCCGGCCGGACTTCCTGAATTCCGCGAAACACACCAAAACCGGGGGTGCGGACGGGACCCATCGCGAAGATTTCGCTGAATCCTTCGACGTCCACTTCCGGTTTGACTTCCGGATGCGCCAGAATGGCCTTTAGTTCGGAGCCGAATAATAGGCCGGAATTATGTACCTTAAAAAAGAGGGGCTTGACTCCGAGGCGATCGCGTGCCAACATCAACGCGCTGCGCCGTTCATCCCAAATGGCAAAGGCAAAAACCCCGTTTATGCGCCGGAGAAAATCTTCTCCCCATTCCAGATAGCTGTGCAACAAAACTTCCGCATCCGATTCCGTCCCGAAACGATGACCGAGGTTTTCAAGTTCGGATCTCAGATCTCGATAGTTATAAATAAACCCGTCATAGGAAAGTACAATGGAATGATCCCCGGAGCGATAAACCATCGGTTGTTTTCCGCCGGCAGGATCGATGACGAAGAGACGACGGTGACCGATCGCCGCGCGTTGGGAAAACCAATTCCCTTCATCATCCGGACCGCGGTGCCGAATCGCATCGGTCATCCCGCGCAAAACATCCTGTTCTTTGGACAGATCTCTTTTCCAATCAACCCATCCTGCAATTCCGCTCATGTCAAATCATCTCCTAAAACAAACGAAATTATCGATATATTTTTATTATAAATCAACAGCAGAGGATGTGAAAATGGTTTTTATTATTGGACATGTAATAGCCGATCCCGGAGAAGTGATTTATAAGATATTGAGGCACACAAATAATATCAAAACAAGCGAATCCACATATCCCGGACACAAGCATGTTCCTCAGCGGGCAGAGGAAAAGTATTCAAAATATGCTTGGATTTGCATCGACCGATGGGAGATTTTCTCCCTGAAGCAACTCCTATACCGCTTTTTCGGGGCTTAAAAAAGTTACAAAATGTTTCTTTTGTTACTTTGAATGAAAATCCTGAACAGAGGCGGCTCAAATCCGTTTCGACCCGAACAAAAAAGCCCCAAATAAGGGGCTTTTTTTCAATCCCACAGATACACATTGTCGACGTAGACGGAAGTCTGGCCCGATGAACCTTCGGTTCCGATAAACTGTACGCCGTACTCTCTGATGTCCGAAGTGTTTACGCCGGAGAGATTCAACGTCAATTCTCTTTGTTCACCGGGGCGGATGGTCTGCCAGCCGCTGTCCTTCCAGGTGTAGTTGCTTCCGTATTTGACGTACAATTTCACGCCCAGTCCGTTTCCGTAATTTCCCCAGGTCGCTCCCTTGACGGTGGCTCTCAGCAGCGAATGTCCGGAGAAATTAAAGTTTCCGCTCTTGTACAGATAGTGTTGGCTTCCGTTGGAAAGCAGGATATCCCCTTGCAGCGAGCGGGATCCCTTTGCGCTCCAGGCATCGGTGGACCAGGGGCCTCCCACCAAGTTGCGTCCGCTCCATCCCTCCGTTCCGTACTCGAAGTCGGCGTAGGCTTCGTCGCCTCCGCCTCCTCCGTCTCCTCCATCGCCGCCGTTTCCGAAGTACACTTCCCTGAGCCAGGTCAAGGCGGGGCGTTCCTGACCGGAGCGGGTGATCAGATGGGTTCCGTCCCTCCAGGTTTCTCCTTCAATATAGCCCCAAATGGTGACCCCTTGCACCGCCGGGTGCTCCCACAGAACCGGGAATTTCTCTTGATATCGCGCCAATTGCGTCTGATCATCCCCGGTCATGTCGAGTTCGGAAACATAAATGGGCAATCCGGTTGAAGCCAGCATATTCAAAACATTTCTCATGGTGCTGACGCTTACGTCATCCATGTTGAAATGATGGCATTGAATGCCGATTCCGTCGATCAACCCCCGGCTTTTGAGCAGCTGGATGATCTCCACATATTGGGCGGCGGCATTGGGGTCGCTGATGATCCCGTACTCGTTGATAAGCAATTTGGAATCGGGAAAGGCCTGCCGGGCCTGTTCAAAGGACCAAATCACCCAGTCCCAGCCCGTCGATCCGTTCCCTCCGATGGCATCCTTATAGGAAGGCGGCGCGTGCAGGGGTTCATTGACCACATCGACGAATTCGGCTCCTCGGTACCGCTGTCCGGCCGCCTGGATCCATTCGATCACCTCCGCCCGCTGTTCCGATGCGGGAAGACTGCTCACCCAGCCGGGCTCCTGGCTTCCCCATACCAGCGTGTGGAATTTGAAGGGAAACCCGTTGTTCTTGGCGTAATTGTAGGCCATATCCGCCTGACTCCAATTCATGTTACCCCTCGAAGACTCAACGGATCCCCATTTCGTCGAATTTTCCGGGGTGACCTGATCCCAATAAGTGGCGAAGTCGGACGGGATGTAATCCGCGATCACATTCCCCAAAAACTTGTCGTCCGCGATTCCCGCATAGGCTGAATTCTGGCCGGCAACCGGTAAAGCCAAGGAGAGAAGCAAGACGAGCGCGGCGGAAACAATGAACGGTTTGGACCTCAACATACGAAAACCTCCCGGTAAACCTTAAGGTATTCGCTTGAAGCACAAATCCGCTGTCGCTCTTTTTCCCCGGTCGTCTCCATAAACTTCAATCAAAGACAAAACAAAGATATGCCGCTGTGCTCCCGCTTCCTCCCCCCTTTCCATCTTTTTCTGAGCTGAGAACAATGATTTTTCGGCAAGTTGTATGCTTTCACGGACAATTGTGAATTGATATATTAGTTAGTGCATTGTCTAAACTAATTATAACAACTCCTTCCAGCAAAATCAACACAAATATCGAATTTTTTTGATTAATACAAAATAATTAATGCAGATGTTGCTTCCTCTTCCCCTGCGCCGTCTTTGGGCCATATCCCTCCCCGTTTGAAAAAAACCTTGACCTGTAATGCATTACACAACTTACCTTTATGCTGAAGAGTATCCTTACGGAGGGATGCGCGTGGAGAAACTGATAATCATTGTTCTCTTCTTGCTTTCGGTGGGCAGTATGTGGAAAGCGGGATCCTCCGTCTCCCGCCGGATGTCGGAGGATCCGGATAAAAAGGATGATTTGTAATTAAGGCAGTATTTATAATTAATGATAAAGTACTGGTCTGGTGGTGACTGGAATGGCAAACATCAAAGATATCGCCAAAAAGGCCGGTGTTTCGACGGCCACCGTCTCCCGGGTGCTGAACGGTCATCCGTATGTGTCCGAACGGAGCCGTCTGGCGGTTGAAGAAGCCATGCGCCAGCTGAATTACACTCCCAATTCCTCGGCGGTTCATCTGAAACGGGGAAAAACCGGGGTCATCGCCGCAATAATCAAGCGTATCGACCACCCCTTCATGAGCGGTTTGATGCAGGGAATCGGCGAGGTCGCCTTGAGAAAGGGATATCAGATCATGGTTTGCCAAACCCGGGTTCAGGCGCAGGAAGAACTGAGATTCCTTCATCTGTTGCAAACCAAACAGGTGGACGGCATCCTTCTCGAAGACATGCAGAACGATTGGGAAAAGGTGGCCCCTTATGCCTCCAGCGGCCCGCTCGTTCTGGTGAATTCCTATGAGAAAAAGGCCACCGTCCCCATGGTTTACGTCAACAACTACAACGGCGCCCGGCAGGCCCTTCTCCACCTGGTGAAAAAAGGACACCGATCGATCGCCGTCTGCCTGGCGAAACAAAAGAATGCCTTTTGCACGGTGCAGTGACCCCGCTGGCAGGCCTATCAGGATGTCCTCTCCGAAGCGGGAATCGAAATAGACAGTCGCTATATCTTTGAAAATGTGAGCACGGGCAATGTCCTCGCCGGAAAAGAACTCTTCCGGACCATACGGGAGATGTCAGACAAACCCACCGCTCTGTTCGCGGGAAGCGATCAGGTGGCAGCGGGCTTTATCCTCGAGGCGAGAAGACACGGCATCCGGATTCCCGAAGATATCGCCGTTGTCGGATTTGATGATCAACCGATCGCCGAACTGATGGACATCACAACCGTATACCAACCCATCAGGGAAATGGGAGAACACGCCTCTGAAATGCTGTTCCGTCTGATTGAAGGTTTGCCGGTCGACCAAAGCGCTGTCGAAATGCCTCACCGCTTGGTGGTTCGATCCACTACCTGACAATGGCGCTGGCAGCAAAATCATCACCCGGCCCGAACCCTATATTCCCGGGGACGAGTCGGGTGATGATTTTGCTTCACCTTTTTCATTGCGTCACCAGACAACCGGAGACCTGTACGATCAAACCTTTGACAGGTAATCGGCAAGCTGATCCAAGGTTCCGGCAAATCCCTTCCGAACCATATCGTGTGCTTCCTTGAATGTCTCGAGCTCCTCCTCTGTCGCGGAAACAGGCATCCCGCGCATGGTTAGCGTCGTCTTTCCTCCATGCTCAGCGAAAGTCAACGTGTTCAGGATTTCCAGCGGCCAGGTGGGGCTGAATGGAGCCCGGACCGTGTTTCCCTCCTCATCAGAAAAGGAATTGGTGTAGACGAGCCTCTCCGGTTCCACGATTTCGCGATAAACAAATTTGCCCCACAGCACTTCGCCTCCGGGGGATTGCTGGCTGTAGAGAAAGATACCGCCCGGACGGAGATCAAACTTGGCCACGCTGATTGTGAGACCTTTCGGTCCCCACCAGTGCTTCAGGTGCTCCGGATCCGTAAACGCCTTAAACACTAGCTCCCGAGGCGCATCGAAGGTGCGCGCGATAACCAATTCGTACGGATTGGACAATTCAATTCCTCCTTATGATGTTGTGCCGGCGAATCAAAAACCGCGATGTTCCGTGTCAGGACTGTTTTCCGCATCCCTCTTTCTTTTCCTTTGCTTGCACTTCGCGCAGATAATCGTCCAACTGATCGAATCTCTCGTCCCAGACACGGCGAAAGGATTCCAGCCAATCGTCCAGCTCTTTGAGCGGCTGGGGTCGCAGCTTGTAGATCCGCCGGTTGGCGATCGGATGCACCTCGACGAGCCCGGCATCACTGAGTACACGGAGGTGTTTGGAAACTTGAGGCTGCCGGAGCCCGAGTTCAGTGGCGATTTCCCCCACTGAACGGGGGCCGTCACGCAAGAGTTCGATGATTTTTAACCGGTTGGACTCGGCAAGAGCACTCAAAATCGCTTCCATGACTTGATTATACCACGAAAGGAATATTCCTGAAAAGGAATATATGATATTTCTTTCGACAAATCGGGACCGGCGGCAAAGAGCTTAAAGCGTTCCGGCATACCGTATACACGATCAACAATAAGATCGCGGTCAGATCTTGCATGAAGATCTGACCGCTTGAATTCGTCCGGTCACTTGATATTCAGCTTACCCTTGGCCGCCTTCGACGCGGTGTTGCCGTAATCATCCGTCACGCGCACTTCGATGGTTGCGCCATTGACCTTTATCTTGTCTTTCCCTTTGGGGGCTGTCCAAACCCCGACATAGTGGCCGGGAGAGACTT
Coding sequences within it:
- a CDS encoding LacI family DNA-binding transcriptional regulator, with translation MANIKDIAKKAGVSTATVSRVLNGHPYVSERSRLAVEEAMRQLNYTPNSSAVHLKRGKTGVIAAIIKRIDHPFMSGLMQGIGEVALRKGYQIMVCQTRVQAQEELRFLHLLQTKQVDGILLEDMQNDWEKVAPYASSGPLVLVNSYEKKATVPMVYVNNYNGARQALLHLVKKGHRSIAVCLAKQKNAFCTVQ
- a CDS encoding ArsR/SmtB family transcription factor, translated to MEAILSALAESNRLKIIELLRDGPRSVGEIATELGLRQPQVSKHLRVLSDAGLVEVHPIANRRIYKLRPQPLKELDDWLESFRRVWDERFDQLDDYLREVQAKEKKEGCGKQS
- a CDS encoding SRPBCC domain-containing protein, with amino-acid sequence MSNPYELVIARTFDAPRELVFKAFTDPEHLKHWWGPKGLTISVAKFDLRPGGIFLYSQQSPGGEVLWGKFVYREIVEPERLVYTNSFSDEEGNTVRAPFSPTWPLEILNTLTFAEHGGKTTLTMRGMPVSATEEELETFKEAHDMVRKGFAGTLDQLADYLSKV
- a CDS encoding tyrosine-type recombinase/integrase, with the translated sequence MTAPSDFPVISRRLPENINRIIARFPEAVQEFFLEMISADRSHQTIANYAYDFALFFDFLASRNIDFESVTSRTIQRFFRHIENGYERTVWVKMRSKDPETGAIREQWVERRHFRENSRSGKERKRASLRSLFRFLVKSGYLDRDPMQEYEDASLRSRSRRRVPVFLTREEALRLIKAVGSYHERNRGDHRTFPWFEARDRAILLLLLGTGMRVSELVGLNLNSIQPDGETARVIVLGKGGRERMLKLNNTAYRALREYLAQRPSDGIPPEHREALFLNRNRTRLSRKGVYEAIKKYVREANLPPKAANISPHKLRHTLATLLLSNGENLRVVQEILGHSSIQTTQIYTHVINSEKDEALKRLDNLM
- a CDS encoding GNAT family N-acetyltransferase, which encodes MMQISVRPVRPDELRDFIVTWTDPNHVDDVKRYVDQMMKKGSIRREWCFVAWQENRLVGRVAYWSLPKIGKPEALVLLDLPWEHEQYLSIGAHLLQETLTLMRETGVDQIGYVVDTPPMPPQWQRFPEQRMRLLEHLGFVVERMTHRFEWRAKGSPLPVSEKGLIFRTLPEVGEAAFIEAVMRVSEQTLDRRIRQEREQEGALKQAQLMFKDLQFFTYDPSWWQLAFSSNGDLIGLVMPAVNPTYATIGYIGVVPEQRGRGYIDALLNRGTAILAQAGVDVIRADTDVENLPMANAFKRAGYVPFAKRYEYIIDLRA
- the asnB gene encoding asparagine synthase (glutamine-hydrolyzing), whose product is MSGIAGWVDWKRDLSKEQDVLRGMTDAIRHRGPDDEGNWFSQRAAIGHRRLFVIDPAGGKQPMVYRSGDHSIVLSYDGFIYNYRDLRSELENLGHRFGTESDAEVLLHSYLEWGEDFLRRINGVFAFAIWDERRSALMLARDRLGVKPLFFKVHNSGLLFGSELKAILAHPEVKPEVDVEGFSEIFAMGPVRTPGFGVFRGIQEVRPGHYIIFTKEKAHHHQYWKLESKPHEDDVDTTVEKIREILKDTVKRQLIADKPVVSMLSGGLDSSGLASMASRYMAEEGKRLRTYSLDFAGSDQHFKTSLLHASRDEPFVKIVSEYANTDHHTVIIDRDELTENLFLPLKARDLPALGEMEASLHLLFREMKKDATVTLSGESADEVFSGYPWFHRDEFLFSGTFPWSAQIRYFRDILNEETLKKLRPEEHRKRRYQEAVNEVPKLEGESGIEEKQREMSYLFITRFLSFLLERKDRMSMHNSLEARVPFSDYRLVQYLFNVPYSMKTIDKVEKSLLRRAFQGYLPEEVLTRKKSAYPSNTDPSYYQNIRMMLNEMIEDPQAPLIPFLDKQKLNYISGHLFEKAPFEVGKMMEFILHVNQWLQDYKISLKL